The Vigna angularis cultivar LongXiaoDou No.4 chromosome 9, ASM1680809v1, whole genome shotgun sequence DNA window tttagaatataaatagaaaatggGGTATGTGGTAGCATATAGGAAATGCCTAACATAGGTTTTAATTTGTGGCAATGCTAATTAGGCGTGATAATGCATGAAGGTTAGGGTAATGTAACGTATTTAGAGGGTTGTTGTACTTCTGTTGTGGACTTCACTCACTCCACACACATCACTATTCTATTGTTTAaacacctaatttaatttatgttcccacacaataaaaaaatatctcactattatttatttatttattatattgtatttaattcaaaaatgcacatgtattatttattgatttcaCCATCACAAAGTATTAATGTTTgtacatatttttgtttcttgttgACTATACTATTGAATCTAAAAATGCATTATCGGTAAGATAACATATATTTACGTTAATTTGATATAAGTTATAAGAATAAAACGATCATTGAAGAGtgaacttttatattaataaaaaataataaagattaatatcaaataaatataaaaaaatgtgtgtgtcaaaatatattttttatgtatataaaatggtcattttttatgtatataaaatgGTCTTAAAACTAGagtaactaaatttaattaatctagTTATTCAAATTTACTTGTTAGCAATTATTTGTTggtattttatatgtaaaaggacatgataaataaattttaaactgttaaaatattttctaaaagaaacttaaaaccaaaataaaagatagaaaattttattttgtattaatcatgtaaaaaaatatactttattttatataaaatattataatttgtgaatatgaaattaagtattatttcatataaatgaatattttgaatgtgaaaataactttcaatttttttctattaaaataagttCTGAATGAGTTTAATAGAATCacatctatttatatttattttaatatcataaaatcgatttataatatgtattaattacgttatatttaatattataacttgacTTGATTCTTAATACagaaatcatatttatttgaaCATTATTTgctataaaattgattattacttACTTATCATCAACTTTGTAGAGAAAAAGATGGAAGTAAACTTTGAAATATGTATTCTAAAACAATGGTGCAGAAGGAGCTTATTGGTAAACAGATACAATACAAAGCTATTAAAAAACATTGACACttgaaaagaaagagatgaaATATGGTGGTGAGGGTTAACAAGGCAAGAGAAAAATATGCAGAATCCTGCTGAAAGAATTGAACACATAAGCTTAAACCAATGGTGAGGAGTAAATGTGGCAAAGACTGGATTAAATTAGAGGCTGAGAAAGTCAACCCTCCCAACTCCCAAAACTGCTACCGTGGCCATAAATGGATGATAAATGATAAAAACCCCAATATCATGATGCTGTTCATTATTGTAAAGCATCAAGTTACTGGGACAGTGAGGCTGCAAGTAGGGCAGCACCAATTCCTGAACCATCTTTGGAAAGCTCAATGATGAGACTTTCTGAGCCATCTTCACCAACCAATTCTTTAAGGGTATTCTCTAGGCACTTGCTATACTCAGTGTAGTGCTCATACAATCCACCATCCATGGCTATCACATTCTTCTCACCCTTAACATCACTCATACTACTGTCTTTTCCCATCTTCTTCAAGATACCTAAGATCCCAGCAGCAGCAAGACGAGCACCACGGGTACCAACAATATTGCAGATCTCCACAACCACCTTCCTCACTTCTAGGGAGCTATCAGATATCTGATTTACAAGTCAGACAACAAAGTTAAGCTAAAAAAAGTACCAAATCTGAACATGAATCATAGCTGCATTGTGTAATACTTATATGCCTTTGAGAAATAAATCCAGTCAGTTAAAAGTCTTACATcgattaaaaataaagtcaatttagAGTATACAACTAAATGTAAATATCATCTTACAAACTGATTCTGTGgagttgagttaaacttaaagtctATTTCTTATCGCATaactttgatttttaaaaaatctaggTGATAGCATAGAAGCATGTGGATGGTAAAAACATAGGTGAATTGTCTTTAATGAATAAGAATAAAGTATGTTCTTGAAATAGCAGACTTGTAATCATATATCTATCATGtcttatgaatttatatatactgGTATGTATCTTACACATATTGAATCTATAAAATAATGTATCGTTGTATCAGATACGTTATAACTATTATAACTTTTAAGTACATAAAGAAGCTGTGAAAAGCTTGCTGGAAAATCTTAATCCAAACAGAACAGGATTTTATATACCTCGAAAATGTTCTTTAGTTTGCTTCCAACCACGTTGAGATCAGCAGAGGAATCATGATGCATTGCAGACATGTCAGGTGTCCTGCACATTCAGTGTTGAAGTTCATGAGACAATTTTTGCACAATACCAGTAATTATAAGCAGCACAACACAAGGAGGTCATGAAAAAACATTCATTATTTTACTTaaacatactttttttttgaAGTAGAAAATAGTGAAAGCAGAAAATATAAAGTCTTTTTCACTGTTGTTTCATAAActactgaaaaagaaaaacaaagtaaaatccAACTACTCCTAAGTATCTCTGATGGACGATTTGGTGAATGCTCCAAAGTTTTCATAATCTTCTATCTTGTCTACCAGTTAACTTAAAGGGCAAGCATGGTTAGAATATCGTAGCAATTTAACcaataaaaggaaaagagagaTATCTTGTTGTAACAATACCTTGTTGAACTTGAAGAAGAGTTTCAAAAGATGAAGATGTTTTGATGATAATTGAAGAGGTTGAAGGTAAAAAAGTGTCTTAGAGTTTTCCtttctttgaattttgtttGTGTTCTTTACACAAGATATTCATAAAGACTTTATGATTTAGTACACAACGTTccttaaaacaaattaaaagaaaatggttTTACAAAGTTAAATTCGAACCTCgaatgttttttcttaaaagaaaatgattttacatAGTTAAATTCAAACATAGAATGTTTTTccttaaaagaaattaaaaagaaaatggttttacataattaaattcaaacataaaatGTTTTACAGAATTTTTAATCGATCtatttgattaaattgtttGAGAGGAttcaaaatatgataataaattattggaatcgattaaattagaaatttttttaagtgtttttaaactctcataattataattgattagaatattttataattggaATTAATGAAGAatatgtttaatcgattaacacgtgataatcgattataatatAAAGAGGTTCGtaactattttttaacttttgttaagatattttattggcattttgatttaattgattaaatgtgttataaattgttttaaatcaatattttcaaaACTCTATACATAAAGATTCATTCTCAAtctttaaaataacttttgtcATCAAAGAAAATTATAAGTTTTCTAAAGTGGTTTCAAAACTGAATGTTTAATTATGTATTtctattgtgattgataaatcctttcttttttattgttgattttgattagtgttatttcattatatatttgcaatataaaatatatattctcttGATCAAGAATGGATAAAAGCTTTATATCCTCTTATTTGTGATATCCTCCTGAGTAAATCAAAAGTTGATTAGTTTGTGTTGTTTATAATTGTTGTCTTGTTTTATACAAACATTTTTAGTGGAAACAATTTTTCaagaaatgaaatttgagaaCTAAACGTAGAATTGATTGAATCCAATTCCATGCGTTGTTTTTTTACAAAAGATTCATTcatatactttatttataataaggGAATAATAATCTATGGCCATTGCATGACTTTCCGATTAACTCGCTAATTGATTGTTGTGGTAATAACCATATTTATGATCTCACATCCACTCAGCTTCTAACAGCTCTAAACCtttcatttctttaaaaattattctaacACAACATATGTATTATGGAAAGGAACTCCTTAAACTATTGCAACACAAACTTACTCTTCATTAAACCTTTAATGTATATAACAGTTTAATTAAGTGTAACACAAAATTCAAACACCAACGTTATCTTAATCATAAAATCAGGTTGATAACATGATAGAGACAAAATAACATTGATAGATTGGCCAAACAGAAACCTGACATTATACCTGAATATGAACGGATCTTTTAGTTTTGGGGGAACATTGTCACCAAAAAGTAAAGCTTCTTCGGCCATTTTGCATAGTACTTTACGAACAATTTCTCCCAAGTACATGCCAGAAATTATCTTCTCAAAAATCTGAGGtgtgattgaaaaaaaattatataacctCGTTTTCTAAGAGAAAGATTGAACTTAGAAGTAGCACAAACTAACCTGTTCACCAGGGTTTAAACTCTCAGCATCTAAGGCATGATCATACTCAGTTAATGGAAGGTATGATGACCTAAAGTTTCCCCACTCCATGTTGATAACCTAAGAGTCATCTCACATGCCAGACAAGATTCCATATTAATCTCATTCACATCAAATCATATGCAACCATTGTTAAGACTATATATACATTCTACCAAATGAAACAATGACAGGAACTGCTCACCATCTCTCCAGAATCTGGCAAAGGACCATGCCATTTTGGTATTGCTTGAACACGCTCTACATATGCAGCATTTGTTCCAGTTCCTAAAATAATAGCAGCAATGACATTTTTGTGTGTATATCGACCTCCTGCTAATGTTCCAACTGTATCATTGACCTAGCATAGATATATACTTCATACGTAAGTACGGAGATAGTAGTACCTTGAAAAACCATTTTCCTTAAGATCAATAAAAGaccaaatatatttaaattaaagtctTGTGATTTAACTATTGTTATGCAGATTGCAAGAGGTAAAACCATCAATTACCAGAGCATTTACACGCATATCAAGACCTCGTTTCCGAATGCCTTTCATTAGTTCTTCCACCACATCTTTACCAACCTATTCAAAGAACAACCAAACTAAGTACAAAAAAGGTGAAAGAAGTAGTAAGTTTCTGGAGTTTAAAACCCTTCATTCTCCAGAGTTGTTAGTTTCAGCAGTATTAACTGGTTAATAGATAAAACTTAAAACTCTTAATGACTTTCCGAACTTTAAACTACTTCCACATTAACGAATTTAGGGAAATTCTTGTACACTGTCTGAAAACACCAGAAGATATATAGGGAATCCTGTTAACAAGTTTTGATAGAACATCTAAAATATACAATGAACAATATGAACAATGAACTTGCCCTCATTATGTTGTTTAATGCAGTAAGATGAGATAACACTGTCTATTATAATATACATTGTGATTCAATTATACGTACGAATAAATCATGAAAAAGTTATATCTCTGAAGTGCTATAATCAACAGACAAGGAGATATTCAATCTGAAAGAATGGAGAAGGCATCAAAGCAATCAGGAAACGGGATTTACAGCGTCCTCTATGTTGAAGCCTTTTGTCCACTTGATAAGGTTCCCAGAAGCAATTAACGTTTGCATGACAGGAAAGGAAAAGGTAAAACCTATCTCTCTCTGTCTACCTGGAGGAACTTTAAAATCTTCACTCTCTTGGGCAACAAATTTTCCAACTTCTGCTGCAATATAGTCAAAGAGTGCCTGGATCACAATTTATTTAGATTGGTCTTGTTTCATATATGATTTGCACAAAGAGCAGCAACTGTTgcgaaaataaaacaaaacaggtGGTAGGCAAAGAAGAAGATTTTCAAATTGACGGGAGAAAAAAAGAACTTACAGTCGATGTTCCAACCATCAAATCAGGAGGAATTGACACCTCAGTAAATTCTTGACTAACGATACCTCCTTCCTTGCCTCCCAATTGCACACGTAGCACCCGAAAATTAGTCCCTCCAAGATCCACGGCATAATATAGTCCTTCCTCATTCCTAGAAAGGGAAGGGATGCATAAGAACAAACCAACAGCATGATAACACTTTAGCAGTAGAAGTATGTACAGTCACTAACTTCTCTTTCGCAAGAATCTCATAAATATGAATTCACGGATATTAAACATGGCTATGGAAAACCAATTACACCTTATTCACCAGCGTCATTGTCACTTCACAATTCACTGCATTTTTCAGTCGTGTTACAGCAAAGAAAGGTCAGAGTCAGTATGCTCATTGCTTCCTAGCACTCATTTAATGCACATCATTGGCGATGTAATGCACAACTTCCTTTTGTAGACATTACAATAACAAATCTACCATTTCAACAACATCTAGATAATATTACTATAAACATTTTCGTACCAGTAGATTCGTGTATGGAGGTAACTAAAGCGAAGAAACGTGAAGAAGGAAACTGGTTTAGACTGATCGAAAGGAGGATGATAAAGAGATTGAATAAGATCGCAGATtggatgaagaaaataatggaaTAATACCCAGTTGGGAGCTTATCAACGTAGGTGATGAGCATCTTGAGCTTGCTACCACCTTCGGAAGCAAGGCCGGCGTGCATCTCCACATTCATGGCATCCGCAATGCGCTTCAGCTTCCACGTCGGCGTCGCACACTTCTCCTCTAATTCCTGCAATATTTCCATGGCTCTTCCCCACCGTCGGCATTTCCTGACGTACCTCTGCACCGCCACCGCACCCACGACGCACGCCGTGGCGGCTCCGATCACCGTGGCACACAGCACCACCTTCCTCATTTTGCTTTGACGATGGGCTCTGACGCGCAACCAAGTGTTTCCCTTGGTATCATGCTCTTGCATATAAATAGAAAGCGGAAATATACATATACTATTGACCAGTGCGGCTAATTAGGAAAACGAATAAcgaatttaatcaattttagttAAAGCTTAAGTCACTCTTTAATTGGAAATAAATAAACAGAGTGACTGAATAGTTGTTTCTGTGTAATGCTCAACTCAGATTTTTGTTTTCcgtaactgaaaaaaaaattgcgTTATCGTGACGTGTGTACGAGGATGATGGCGAAAGCAAAGATACGCAAAATTGGAACAACAAAGCGACAAAATCCAACCAACTTCTCCACAAACAAATAACGCTGTGCCAATTACAATAACgctgaaaatgaaatttcatcgtatttatatttaaactttgGTAAAATTCACAGAATTGTTCACAAACTTTTTacaaatatactaaaaaaaattgatatatcCCTCGTGGTACCAGTTGATCTTTTCCTCGAACACTGCTTCACCGAAGCTCCATAATCATTTTTCCGATTGTagtagttttaaaaaattaataatagagACGAATAGTATTTATAACTCCGCAGGGTTTTTCCATTCATTAACGATGATTTTCTGGTGAATTGAGTCCCAAAGTAGATATTAACTGCCCTGTTAAGAATAGATTAAATTTAGttactataaaaataatcttaaaaaatatctaaaattgtCAAGTACGGGAAACCACAAAAAGCTTATTAACAAATAATCGTGTTCAATAAATTACAAATTCATTACTTAGTTATTAattcttaataattaatttgtttctcGATATCAAATCACGACATTGGTAGAATGAATATTAATAATGATTGTTACAGGAGGAGGAAACACTAAAGCAGAAAGATTGAGATGGCAGTTGCCGTACAGTGTTAAGTTTATATACTAAAACTCTGGAAGATAGTAACCAAGAATATCAGTATAATAAAGTAGCCTCTGCTAGAAAACACTAGATAACCCAAAATTCCCACCCTCGCCCTTGCTCTCTCCCTACCTCTATGAAAACCAgatcaaaaagaaaaagaaaacccaaAAGGGTCAACAAAGGCCTAGTACAGCACATTTTGAATATGCCCTAAAAGTTTAGGAGGATCCTAAACAAGATATAGTGTAGGTTAGCCGAGTCAAACGGCACAAAAAATGCAACTGTACAAGTGGCGGCTGACAAATCCCAGCTCCAGCTCTTCGGCTTGATGTGATCAGTTGCAAATTTGCAAGCTTGAATGGCCAAGCAAGCCTGAAAAAATTAGAGAAATGAAAGCCAGCCATTTAAATTACTACTTACCCAAACTACTGGCTCCCCTTGATTTCTCCACTGCATAAGTGTCCAATCTTACACATTGTTACTCATCCTTCACACTGCAGATGCCACACCCAGTCTCCTGTTATATACACCAAAGAAGCAAAAAAGACAACATAAAGACAAAACACAAGTAGTCAAGCTCTAAAAACAGTTATTATTAAACATGAGAGCATGCCTTATTACTGGTTCTTGCACCACCTCTGAATGAACGTTTCCTGTAGAATCAAGAACCATCCCTAACATTGCATTTTGCTACATAAAAACCCCGCAAAGAAAAATGGTTAATTGGTCAGTATACGTCATTGTTCAGAATAATCTAAAAAGAaagttttaattgaaaaaatataatggtAGATATGCAAAATTTTGCAAATGTGCACACGTTTGCACCCCCTATTATCCATCCTATCTAACGTTTCAATCCAAATTATGCATCACCCATAAGCCATGTAATCATTTTGGCCTTACAGATTCAGGGAAGGTCTTGCACAACAGTGCACTTCGCATTACAATCTCTACACAGTTACAGTATgataaggaaagaaaaaatgattaaatatggCTAAAAGTACTTCACTACTAGCCAGACAAGAGATTATATCAAGATGGTAATAAAAAAGAGTTACAGAGTAAGGAAATGTGCGGGAAGGAATTGAAAGTCAAAACCTGCAACTGCACCTGTAGCTCGTGTGGAAATACTCCCTCAGAACTTGTCAATCTGTTCTTCACCAGTGTGCCAGAACCGTTCTCGTAAGTACTACTCTCAAACCTGCCATTGTTGGTCATCATATCAACACCCCTGGTGTTATCTTCAGCACAACCTGCCATAGATACGGCTCCAATATCTTCAGAAGAACCACTATCACTTGTAACGGAAGTAAACCCACTAGAATTAGAGGCAGGTTCAGGAGACTCCGTTCTACCCAACTCTTGCTCACTGCTTGACAACAGTTGACTATCAGACGCACTGCTACTTGCCCCTCTACCTTCAGGAATACTACTACATTGCTTTTTCAGTGTTGCATCCTCCCTCACACCCAACCCATCATTGTTCTTCCTCTTACGAATTCTCTCAACATGTTCAGTCCCAGAAACCTCATTTTTAGGAAATGATTTATGATTCTCACGTGTTGAGGTTGGCCTTGATGATCGCAATCTTTTGTAACCATCAGGAAACACATAGCACGGAATTTGCCTTCTCCGAACATGAGAAACAAAAATCTCCATCTCTGGTTTCCAGAACATGTACATATTGACTGCATGCAAAAATTCATCAATTGTTCCTCGTATATCAAATTGCTGGCCTTCTTGAACTActtctcccttcttcctctGTAAACCCACAAAGAAAGCACAATGTGCACTCTGCCTTGAGGTGTCCATATACTCATGATGATAGGGATGGCACTGCAACTTCCCAAAAGTGTCACGCTCAATCTGCAAACAGgaatcaaattaatcaaatgACACACTTAAGTAAATGTGTGAACTACATTAATTCTAATGTGTCAATTTAAATGTCTTGGTTTCacaaagataaaacaaatgaaaataccATCAAGGTCAACTGCCGAAGGCGTGATCCCACCCAACCTTTCCAATTGCGTAAGTCATCAACATCAGCAGCAACTACGTCAACTTGCAAGTAGTTTGTATAACTTTCAAAAAAACTGTATGGTTCAAACAGATCCTCCCAACAACCTTTGTTTAATTCTACAtcctgatttttattttttgacaaaAACAAAGGAATCAATTACCAATtaccaacaacaaataaatatcTATGTCCAAATTATTTCTATCAAACTTAACAAAGAAGAATAGTGATTACCCCACATATCTTGTTGCCAAATTGGAATTGTTCCATCATAACACGAAGTGTGCTTGTAGAAACATTATAACTAGAATTCATACAGGGATAGGCAGGAGTAATAATTGGCATGAGATGGGATCGATCACGAGGATTTTTACGAGGATGCCAAAAGGAAAAACCAAGTTGATTTTCCTCTATTGGACATAACATGACAGGAGTTGGCCACCCCCACTGTGTATATACCCTAAAGAATCGAGAAACAAGCATACTTGGAACAGCATTTGGATACAACTGGCACACTCGAGCTACAAGAAGTGCCAAGTTAACACCACCAAGAAAACCTGTCACctgaaaaaacattaaaaagcaCATATAAATTAGCCAATAACTATGTAAGTGGCCACTCACAAAAAACAAACATTCGCATGAATAGTCAAGAAGgggaaattttaaaatatctctCACATTGGAATAAATGCCTCGTCTTTTGGCCCAAAATTTCAAGCAACGAAGTGTTGTACGAAAGTGCTATAAGACATacaaattgtaaatatattaaaagtattagggactcaataaataatattaaatggaagacgtAGCAAAGTGTAAGACAAACAACAGTCTAAAGAAACACCTCAACATTCGGAACAAGCTTTAGAATTTGATCTGCAACTCTGCAGCCATTTAAACTTCGCACAGTAGGCTCGTCAACATTGTGTAGAAGAGTGATATCAGATATAACCAAGTCCTGttgatttattaataaaagacaaagttcaaaaatgacaaaaatcaaATGATACAGAACTAGATCTGGAAAAATAAACATTTgcttttgtttgagaaattagtacaaaataaaattatttgtctTACTTCAGGTACAATCAAGCGAGAAATACTGGCATAAAGGAGATCAATTGATATTCCATCAAACTTGAATTTCATAACTGGTACATGAGCATCCGGAATTGGTTGCAATTCAGAGACCTCCTCCATGTTGGCTAGGATATCATGCAATGTGTAGAAAAAATCC harbors:
- the LOC108320452 gene encoding hexokinase-1, giving the protein MRKVVLCATVIGAATACVVGAVAVQRYVRKCRRWGRAMEILQELEEKCATPTWKLKRIADAMNVEMHAGLASEGGSKLKMLITYVDKLPTGNEEGLYYAVDLGGTNFRVLRVQLGGKEGGIVSQEFTEVSIPPDLMVGTSTALFDYIAAEVGKFVAQESEDFKVPPGRQREIGFTFSFPVMQTLIASGNLIKWTKGFNIEDAVGKDVVEELMKGIRKRGLDMRVNALVNDTVGTLAGGRYTHKNVIAAIILGTGTNAAYVERVQAIPKWHGPLPDSGEMVINMEWGNFRSSYLPLTEYDHALDAESLNPGEQIFEKIISGMYLGEIVRKVLCKMAEEALLFGDNVPPKLKDPFIFRTPDMSAMHHDSSADLNVVGSKLKNIFEISDSSLEVRKVVVEICNIVGTRGARLAAAGILGILKKMGKDSSMSDVKGEKNVIAMDGGLYEHYTEYSKCLENTLKELVGEDGSESLIIELSKDGSGIGAALLAASLSQ
- the LOC108320639 gene encoding nuclear poly(A) polymerase 4 isoform X2, translating into MGSSEGVGTSSKQYGITKPISMAGPTVYDLHRTLELEKFLAISGLYENNEEAAKREEVLYRLGQIVKHWVKQLTRLKGYTDQMVEDANAIIMTFGSYRLGVHGPGADLDTICIGPSYVNREEDFFYTLHDILANMEEVSELQPIPDAHVPVMKFKFDGISIDLLYASISRLIVPEDLVISDITLLHNVDEPTVRSLNGCRVADQILKLVPNVEHFRTTLRCLKFWAKRRGIYSNVTGFLGGVNLALLVARVCQLYPNAVPSMLVSRFFRVYTQWGWPTPVMLCPIEENQLGFSFWHPRKNPRDRSHLMPIITPAYPCMNSSYNVSTSTLRVMMEQFQFGNKICGDVELNKGCWEDLFEPYSFFESYTNYLQVDVVAADVDDLRNWKGWVGSRLRQLTLMIERDTFGKLQCHPYHHEYMDTSRQSAHCAFFVGLQRKKGEVVQEGQQFDIRGTIDEFLHAVNMYMFWKPEMEIFVSHVRRRQIPCYVFPDGYKRLRSSRPTSTRENHKSFPKNEVSGTEHVERIRKRKNNDGLGVREDATLKKQCSSIPEGRGASSSASDSQLLSSSEQELGRTESPEPASNSSGFTSVTSDSGSSEDIGAVSMAGCAEDNTRGVDMMTNNGRFESSTYENGSGTLVKNRLTSSEGVFPHELQQNAMLGMVLDSTGNVHSEVVQEPVIRRLGVASAV
- the LOC108320639 gene encoding nuclear poly(A) polymerase 4 isoform X3; this encodes MGSSEGVGTSSKQYGITKPISMAGPTVYDLHRTLELEKFLAISGLYENNEEAAKREEVLYRLGQIVKHWVKQLTRLKGYTDQMVEDANAIIMTFGSYRLGVHGPGADLDTICIGPSYVNREEDFFYTLHDILANMEEVSELQPIPDAHVPVMKFKFDGISIDLLYASISRLIVPEDLVISDITLLHNVDEPTVRSLNGCRVADQILKLVPNVEVTGFLGGVNLALLVARVCQLYPNAVPSMLVSRFFRVYTQWGWPTPVMLCPIEENQLGFSFWHPRKNPRDRSHLMPIITPAYPCMNSSYNVSTSTLRVMMEQFQFGNKICGDVELNKGCWEDLFEPYSFFESYTNYLQVDVVAADVDDLRNWKGWVGSRLRQLTLMIERDTFGKLQCHPYHHEYMDTSRQSAHCAFFVGLQRKKGEVVQEGQQFDIRGTIDEFLHAVNMYMFWKPEMEIFVSHVRRRQIPCYVFPDGYKRLRSSRPTSTRENHKSFPKNEVSGTEHVERIRKRKNNDGLGVREDATLKKQCSSIPEGRGASSSASDSQLLSSSEQELGRTESPEPASNSSGFTSVTSDSGSSEDIGAVSMAGCAEDNTRGVDMMTNNGRFESSTYENGSGTLVKNRLTSSEGVFPHELQVQLQQNAMLGMVLDSTGNVHSEVVQEPVIRRLGVASAV
- the LOC108320639 gene encoding nuclear poly(A) polymerase 4 isoform X1; protein product: MGSSEGVGTSSKQYGITKPISMAGPTVYDLHRTLELEKFLAISGLYENNEEAAKREEVLYRLGQIVKHWVKQLTRLKGYTDQMVEDANAIIMTFGSYRLGVHGPGADLDTICIGPSYVNREEDFFYTLHDILANMEEVSELQPIPDAHVPVMKFKFDGISIDLLYASISRLIVPEDLVISDITLLHNVDEPTVRSLNGCRVADQILKLVPNVEHFRTTLRCLKFWAKRRGIYSNVTGFLGGVNLALLVARVCQLYPNAVPSMLVSRFFRVYTQWGWPTPVMLCPIEENQLGFSFWHPRKNPRDRSHLMPIITPAYPCMNSSYNVSTSTLRVMMEQFQFGNKICGDVELNKGCWEDLFEPYSFFESYTNYLQVDVVAADVDDLRNWKGWVGSRLRQLTLMIERDTFGKLQCHPYHHEYMDTSRQSAHCAFFVGLQRKKGEVVQEGQQFDIRGTIDEFLHAVNMYMFWKPEMEIFVSHVRRRQIPCYVFPDGYKRLRSSRPTSTRENHKSFPKNEVSGTEHVERIRKRKNNDGLGVREDATLKKQCSSIPEGRGASSSASDSQLLSSSEQELGRTESPEPASNSSGFTSVTSDSGSSEDIGAVSMAGCAEDNTRGVDMMTNNGRFESSTYENGSGTLVKNRLTSSEGVFPHELQVQLQQNAMLGMVLDSTGNVHSEVVQEPVIRRLGVASAV